One Setaria italica strain Yugu1 chromosome I, Setaria_italica_v2.0, whole genome shotgun sequence DNA window includes the following coding sequences:
- the LOC101773289 gene encoding uncharacterized protein LOC101773289, with amino-acid sequence MACAAAAQKSHPRTEQGDGESKRTMGMSFAQAVAALMGTCARRLSRAARRLHLRPPREGVAASFSPRAIVPFLGGGGVIKKVLSSPSSKSKRRRKAEDELSFEWEDDGVWRKEIMMGERCQPLDFSGAIHYDAEGRRLEQPPTPRSPLRSPLPASAIMLKANAGGH; translated from the coding sequence ATGGCGTGCGCAGCAGCCGCACAGAAAAGCCATCCAAGAACGGAACAGGGAGACGGGGAGAGCAAGAGGACAATGGGCATGAGCTTcgcgcaggcggtggcggcgctgatGGGCACGTGCGCGCGGCGGCTGtcgcgggcggcgcgccggcttCACCTGCGGCCGCCGCGGGAGGGCGTCGCGGCGTCCTTCTCGCCGCGCGCCATCGTGCCGTTcctcggtggcggcggagtCATCAAGAAGGTCctctcgtcgccgtcgtccaagtcgaagaggaggaggaaggcggaggACGAGCTGAGCTTCGAGTGGGAGGACGACGGCGTGTGGAGGAAGGAGATAATGATGGGGGAGCGGTGCCAGCCGCTGGATTTCTCCGGGGCCATCCACTACGACGCCGAGGGCCGCCGCCTCGAGCAGCCACCGACCCCGCGCTCGCCGCTGCGCAGCCCGCTGCCGGCGTCCGCCATCATGCTCAAGGCCAACGCCGGAGGGCACTAG
- the LOC101773700 gene encoding uncharacterized protein LOC101773700, with product MGMSLAQAVAALVGTCTRRLSRAARRLHHLRPRDGVAASFSSRAIVPFLGGGGVVKKASSSSSSKSKTKGRKAAAEEQADDGVWRKEIMMGERCQPLDFSGVIYYDAEGHRLAQPPPPRSPLRSPLPASVKLAANAGGY from the coding sequence ATGGGGATGAGCCTggcgcaggcggtggcggcgctggtgggCACGTGCACGCGGCGGCtgtcgcgggcggcgaggcggctGCACCACCTGCGCCCGCGGGACGGGGTCGCGGCGTCCTTCTCGTCTCGCGCCATCGTGCCGTTcctcggcggcggtggggttgTCAAGAAGGCGtcctcgtcgtcttcgtccaAGTCCAAGACGAaggggaggaaggcggcggcggaggagcaggcggatGACGGGGTGTGGAGGAAGGAGATCATGATGGGGGAGCGGTGCCAGCCGCTGGACTTCTCCGGGGTCATCTACTACGACGCCGAGGGCCACCGGCTcgcgcagccaccgccgccgcgctcgccgctgcGCAGCCCGCTCCCGGCGTCCGTCAAGCTCGCCGCCAACGCCGGAGGATACTAG
- the LOC111258061 gene encoding uncharacterized protein LOC111258061, producing the protein MCKKWAHGRQRPAAVMVACRTVLKLLDLLEERRPLISAKALPRSLVKARLARAPKVVTADSFRPISLQNCMPKLAAKILTNLLQSVIPALIFDYQTGFVKGRFITDNFLLTTELV; encoded by the exons ATGTGCAAGAAGTGGGCGCATGgccggcagcggccggcggccgtcATGGTGGCTTGCCGCACGGTCCTCAAGCTCCTGGATCTCCTAGAAGAGCGCCGCCCCCTCATCTCCGCCAAAGCCCTTCCGCGCTCCCTGGTCAAGGCGCGCCTTGCACGCGCT CCTAAGGTCGTCACCGCCGACAGCTTCCGGCCAATCAGCCTGCAGAATTGCATGCCGAAGCTCGCTGCCAAGATCCTCACCAACCTCTTGCAAAGCGTCATCCCCGCGCTCATCTTCGACTACCAGACAGGCTTCGTCAAGGGGCGCTTCATCACGGACAACTTCCTGCTCACCACGGAACTTGTCTAG
- the LOC101774106 gene encoding calcium-binding protein P, with protein sequence MGCYPPLEKIVSKALGKCNGRDRWRSDRWRKERLDYALAYPPGAPTEIHYVRPVVSNNSIYVIPPSPPPQPQQKQSPPEPPQQPQPPPQQEPEPEQHHDAPQPQPQAEPEQPAAEAEPPAQTQDPPPPAEPKPPKAPKRGKKKHSGRVRFGPEPPPPQAQQQGEQPQQEEHDDAQGPGDSGSAPGQQQGPHGAAPSPSPAPAQGQQGYLHLLRYTPSPLPRWEATPRRHEYFSGEYRSYYPTPVREGIYRIATDANRLTTIFSEENPNACTIV encoded by the exons aTGGGTTGCTATCCTCCCTTGGAGAAGATCGTGTCCAAAGCGCTCGGAAAATGTAACG GGCGCGACAGATGGAGGAGCGATAGATGGAGGAAAGAGAGGCTGGACTACGCCTTGGCCTACCCGCCCGGCGCGCCCACGGAAATCCACTACGTTCGGCCGGTGGTCAGCAACAATTCCATCTACGTGAtcccgccgtctccgccgccgcagccgcagcagaaGCAGAGCCCACCAGAGCCGCCTCAGCAACCTCAACCGCCGCCGCAGcaagagcccgagcccgagcagCACCACGACGCGCCCCAACCCCAACCGCAAGCCGAACCGGAGCAacccgccgccgaggccgagccaCCCGCGCAAACGCAAgacccgccgccaccggccgagcCGAAGCCTCCAAAGGCGCCGAAACGAGGCAAGAAGAAGCACTCCGGCCGCGTCCGGTTCGGCCCCGAGCCTCCCCCACCGCAAGCGCAACAACAAGGGGAGCAACCGCAGCAGGAGGAGCACGACGACGCGCAGGGCCCGGGCGACAGCGGGAGCGCGCCGGGTCAGCAGCAGGGGCCTCAcggcgcggcgccgtcgccgtcgccggcgcccgcgcagGGGCAGCAGGGGTACCTGCACCTGCTCCGGTacacgccgtcgccgctgccgagGTGGgaggcgacgccgcggcggcacgAGTACTTCTCCGGGGAGTACCGGAGCTACTACCCGACGCCGGTGCGCGAGGGCATCTACCGCATCGCCACGGACGCCAACAGGCTCACCACCATCTTCAGCGAGGAGAATCCCAACGCCTGCACGATCGTCTGA